One Aegilops tauschii subsp. strangulata cultivar AL8/78 chromosome 7, Aet v6.0, whole genome shotgun sequence genomic window carries:
- the LOC109781204 gene encoding uncharacterized protein isoform X1: protein MQKKKSATQSPASLPPNSQIASAEHLHPTRIGSPVPPPPPPPPSSGTSGWRKPAVAPSKKELCRELQYKMQRGRGGRGGLFGFGDPFPAFGGFVPPGNLMSSFFGGSNPFDDPFFTNPSGSMIGPSLFEKSIFGSSMFRPHGALNVGGFQQQGPEPSRPKGPIIEELPSDDEDGADANEHDEKKRTNSMKHPRISKEPYVEDSGDEVQDNKRPRHEKFGKEYVRAGTSYQQPETYMFQSSTVTYGGSNGACYMSSTTRRSGGDGVTMEESKEADTTSGKATHRIARGIGNKGHALTRKLNCDGKVNTMQTLQNLSEDELAGFEESWQRNAGPCLPGWDPRLNMLNSDKAGTLRPGIQEDNGMSALPTPNEMFALPAPEQYRGSISSRMKRRPLNGSSQGSPRP from the exons atgcaaaaaaaaaaaagcgCAACTCAATCCCCCGCTTCTCTTCCCCCAAATTCTCAAATCGCGAGCGCGGAACACTTGCATCCTACTCGGATCGGATCGCcggttcccccccccccccccccccccccctcgtcggGAACGTCAG GCTGGCGTAAGCCCGCCGTAGCACCGTCAAAAAAAGAACTGTGCAGAGAACTTCAGTACAAGATGCAAAGGGGAAGGGGCGGGAGAGGTGGTCTCTTCGGTTTTGGGGACCCTTTTCCTGCTTTTGGCGGCTTTGTACCACCTGGGAACCTTATGTCCAGTTTCTTTGGTGGGTCAAATCCCTTTGATGATCCCTTCTTCACCAATCCCTCTGGTTCTATGATTGGACCTAGCCTGTTTGAGAAAAGCATTTTTGGTTCAAGCATGTTCCGGCCACACGGAGCTCTAAATGTAGGAGGCTTCCAGCAGCAAGGTCCTGAACCAAGCAGGCCAAAAGGGCCGATTATTGAGGAATTGCCTTCAGACGACGAGGATGGTGCAGATGCGAATGAACATGATGAGAAGAAGAGAACTAACTCTATGAAACATCCAAGGATTAGCAAAGAGCCATATGTGGAGGACTCTGGTGATGAAGTTCAAG ATAATAAGAGACCTAGGCATGAGAAATTTGGGAAAGAGTATGTCAGGGCTGGCACATCATATCAACAGCCAGAGACCTATATGTTTCAGAGCTCAACTGTTACATATGGTGGTTCAAATGGGGCATGTTATATGTCTTCAACGACTAGGAGGAGTGGTGGAGATGGG GTTACAATGGAAGAAAGTAAGGAAGCAGACACAACAAGCGGTAAAGCAACTCACAGGATCGCACGTGGCATTGGCAATAAG GGTCATGCACTGACTAGAAAACTGAACTGCGATGGAAAAGTTAACACCATGcaaactttgcagaacttgagtGAAG ATGAGCTTGCTGGGTTTGAGGAATCATGGCAAAGGAATGCAGGGCCTTGTCTGCCTGGTTGGGATCCCAGATTAAACATGCTTAACAGTG ATAAAGCGGGGACTCTTAGACCTGGCATCCAAGAAGATAATGGAATGTCTGCACTTCCAACACCCAATGAAATGTTTGCTCTTCCAGCACCCGAACAATATCGTGGCTCCATTTCCTCGAGGATGAAGAGGCGCCCTTTGAATGGTTCATCCCAGGGCAGTCCCCGTCCATGA
- the LOC109781204 gene encoding uncharacterized protein isoform X2 produces the protein MQRGRGGRGGLFGFGDPFPAFGGFVPPGNLMSSFFGGSNPFDDPFFTNPSGSMIGPSLFEKSIFGSSMFRPHGALNVGGFQQQGPEPSRPKGPIIEELPSDDEDGADANEHDEKKRTNSMKHPRISKEPYVEDSGDEVQDNKRPRHEKFGKEYVRAGTSYQQPETYMFQSSTVTYGGSNGACYMSSTTRRSGGDGVTMEESKEADTTSGKATHRIARGIGNKGHALTRKLNCDGKVNTMQTLQNLSEDELAGFEESWQRNAGPCLPGWDPRLNMLNSDKAGTLRPGIQEDNGMSALPTPNEMFALPAPEQYRGSISSRMKRRPLNGSSQGSPRP, from the exons ATGCAAAGGGGAAGGGGCGGGAGAGGTGGTCTCTTCGGTTTTGGGGACCCTTTTCCTGCTTTTGGCGGCTTTGTACCACCTGGGAACCTTATGTCCAGTTTCTTTGGTGGGTCAAATCCCTTTGATGATCCCTTCTTCACCAATCCCTCTGGTTCTATGATTGGACCTAGCCTGTTTGAGAAAAGCATTTTTGGTTCAAGCATGTTCCGGCCACACGGAGCTCTAAATGTAGGAGGCTTCCAGCAGCAAGGTCCTGAACCAAGCAGGCCAAAAGGGCCGATTATTGAGGAATTGCCTTCAGACGACGAGGATGGTGCAGATGCGAATGAACATGATGAGAAGAAGAGAACTAACTCTATGAAACATCCAAGGATTAGCAAAGAGCCATATGTGGAGGACTCTGGTGATGAAGTTCAAG ATAATAAGAGACCTAGGCATGAGAAATTTGGGAAAGAGTATGTCAGGGCTGGCACATCATATCAACAGCCAGAGACCTATATGTTTCAGAGCTCAACTGTTACATATGGTGGTTCAAATGGGGCATGTTATATGTCTTCAACGACTAGGAGGAGTGGTGGAGATGGG GTTACAATGGAAGAAAGTAAGGAAGCAGACACAACAAGCGGTAAAGCAACTCACAGGATCGCACGTGGCATTGGCAATAAG GGTCATGCACTGACTAGAAAACTGAACTGCGATGGAAAAGTTAACACCATGcaaactttgcagaacttgagtGAAG ATGAGCTTGCTGGGTTTGAGGAATCATGGCAAAGGAATGCAGGGCCTTGTCTGCCTGGTTGGGATCCCAGATTAAACATGCTTAACAGTG ATAAAGCGGGGACTCTTAGACCTGGCATCCAAGAAGATAATGGAATGTCTGCACTTCCAACACCCAATGAAATGTTTGCTCTTCCAGCACCCGAACAATATCGTGGCTCCATTTCCTCGAGGATGAAGAGGCGCCCTTTGAATGGTTCATCCCAGGGCAGTCCCCGTCCATGA
- the LOC123495045 gene encoding uncharacterized protein, which yields MFPPAVGAGAGAWQLQQGMGVRAVAAADVVLGLATAAFALYAVSLNPADSLPQTDAALSSANCGATPQQELGMRFEALVMLLTAAAQAATAGAAWVLVTAFGRGMARLLAVFAHALGGFNAYALYYVVRGVAAVTLGLCMGNADRVILVLYHAIFLVTQAVLLVVGFVAVLCGV from the exons ATGTTTCCTCCTGCTGTTGGTGCTGGAGCAGGCGCGTGGCAGCTGCAGCAAGGGATGGGCGTgcgcgcggtggcggcggcggacgtCGTCCTCGGCCTGGCCACGGCCGCCTTCGCGCTCTACGCCGTCTCCCTCAACCCGGCAGACTCCCTGCCGCAG ACTGATGCCGCGCTGAGTTCGGCGAACTGCGGCGCCACGCCGCAGCAGGAGCTGGGCATGCGCTTCGAAGCGCTGGTCATGCTCCTCACCGCGGCGGCGCAGGCGGCCACGGCCGGGGCGGCCTGGGTGCTCGTGACGGCGTTCGGCCGCGGGATGGCCCGGCTCCTCGCTGTCTTCGCGCACGCTCTCGGTGGCTTCAACGCCTACGCCCTCTACTACGTCGTCCGCGGGGTGGCCGCCGTCACCTTGGGCCTCTGCATGGGCAACGCCGACCGCGTCATACTCGTCCTCTACCACGCCATCTTCCTCGTGACCCAGGCcgtgctgctcgtcgtcggcttCGTCGCCGTCCTCTGCGGAGTGTGA